The nucleotide sequence CATCCAGATGGTGTTGATCGGCGTCGGCTTCATCGTGATGGGCATTCCCGGCGCGGGCCTGCTCGCGCTCGCCGTACTGCTGATCGGCATCATGCAGTTGCCCGCCACGCTCATCACCGTGCCCGTCATTATCTTCGTGATCATGACGCAGGGCGTGAGCACGGCCACAATCATCTTTTCGGTCTACGAGTTCATTGCAGGTCTCGCCGACAACGTGCTCAAGCCACTGCTGCTTGGGCGCGGTGTGGCCGTGCCGATGCCCGTGGTCCTCATCGGCGCAATTGGCGGCATGGTGACGGGCGGCGTGATTGGCCTCTTCATCGGCCCGGTGATGCTCGCCGTTGGCTATCAACTGTTCTGGCGCTGGGTGAAAGACCAGCCACAACCCGAACGCACACGAGAAGAACAGCAGGCCTGAGCCTCGAGGCCGCCCTGTGTTCCTCTGCGAGCGCCCTCACTGGCTCCCGCTCGGCGCCTGCTGCTTAAGCACGCTGCTGAACGCGTGCATGCACGTGGGCCCCGACTTTCAGCCACAACATGAGAGCTGGAGCGAACACTGGAGCAGCGCGTCGATCGATCAGGTCACAGTAGTCGCAGCGCAGCCCAGTGAGCAGCCCGACGCGCGGCAATGGTGGCACGTATTCGGCGACGAAAATCTCGAACAGCTGATTGCCGCGGCCGATGCAAACAACGGCGACCTGAAGATCGCGGCATTGCGCGTGATCGAGGCGCGCGCCCAGCTAGGCATCGCGCTCGCGGGGCGCTACCCGCAGGTGCAGCAGGTCAACGCCGATGTGCTGGCCTCGGCGCGCAAGCGCCACGATGGTTTCGACCCACGCTCGGGCGCGTACTTTCAGTATGGTCTCGGTTTCAGCATGGGCTGGGAACTCGACTTCTGGGGCCGCTTCAGCCGCGCGATCGAATCGGCCGACGCCTCGTTCTTCGCCGCCCAGGACAACCGCGAGGACGCGCTCGTGCTCGTTCACGCGCAAGTCGCGGACACCTATTTCACGCTGCGCACGACCGAAGCGCGCCTGCGCATTGCCCGCGAAAACGCACAGTTGCAACGGCGCAGCTACGACATCACGCAAAAGCTCTTCAAGAGCGGCGAAACCGACGAACTCGATCTCCAGCAAGCGAAAACACAGTATCTCGGCACACTGAGCAGCATTCCCGTATTCGAGAGCCAGATCGCAGTGGCCCGTCACGCACTCTGCGTGCTGCTTGGACGCCCGCCCGGCCCGCTGCCGGAACTCGACGCCCAGCCGGCGAAAGCCGGCTTCGTCCCGCTCATCAACCGTGCCGTGCTTCAGGATGTGCCCGCAAAGCTTTTACTGCGTCGCCCGGATGTGCGCGCGGCGGAGCAACAGATGGCCGCGCAATCGGCGCTGATTGGCGTGGCGAAGGCCGATCTGTACCCATCCATTTCACTGGTCGGCTCGCTCGTCTGGAGCGCCAGCTCGCTTGCCGGTGCGCCGAGCACGCTTTCCGTGGTGGGCGGCCCGAGCATCACATGGAACGTGTTCGATCACGGCCGCATTACGAACAACGTGCGCGTGCAGGACGCGCGCCTGCAACAGTTGATCGTGGCGTATCAGGAAACGGTGCGCGAAGCGGCGCGCGAGGCTGACGACGCCGCCACGGCGCTGAGCACGGCACTGGAGCGCGATACGATCCTGCACGACGCACAAGGTGCTGCGCAGCGCTCGCTCACGCTCGCCAACACGATCTACCGCGAAGGGTATTCGGACTTCCAGCGCGTGCTCGACGCGCAGCGCGCACTCTCCGCGCAGCAAGACGCGTTCGTCGTCAATCGCGGTAATGCCGTGAGCAGCCTGATCGCGCTGTACAAGTCCGTGGACGGCGGCTGGGATCTGCAGCAACCGCTCATCGATTCCGCCACGCGCGCGCAAATGCAGCGGCGCACGGACTGGGGCGACCTGCTCGACGAACCGGCATCGTCCTCTGCCGCGCAGAGTCCTGGCAATCAACCGGAAGGGCCAACACGATGAGCAGCGCGTCCGAACCTTCGAGCACGCCCCAGGCGCCGCCGCCGGCTGCCGACTCGTCCGGCAAAGCGATCAAGTGGACCGTCGTCCTGATCGCCATCAGCCTGATCTGGTACCTGCTTGCCGATCGCTTCACGCCCTATACGCAGCAGGCGCGTGTAGCGGCCTACGTCGTGCCCGTTGCGGCCGAAGTGTCGGGGCGCGTGACGCGCGTGCTCGTGCACAACAATCAGGAAGTCAACGCAGGCGACGTGCTGTTCGAAGTCGACAACGATCAATACCGCATTGCCGCGGACCGCGCACGCGCCGACCTCGAATCCACGCGCCGGCAGATCGGCGCGAGCACTGCCGGCATCGAATCGGCGCAAGCCTCGTTGCGCGCGGCGCTCGCCAACGAGGTCAAGGCGCGCCAGGATAGCGACCGGCTGGAACGGCTGTATCGCGAAGACGAGGGCACGGTCTCGCTGCGGCGGCTCGAAGTCGCGCGCGCCACGCACGAGCAGGCACAAAGCCAGGTCGAAAGCGCCCGAGCCGAAATCGAACGCGCGCGCGAGCAGCAAGGCGGCAACGAAGCGGAAAATGCACAGTTGCGCAGCGCGGCTGGCGCGCTCGAAAAGGCCGAACTCGATCTCGCCAATACGCGCATTCGCGCGCGCTCGGCCGGCGTCATCACCGACCTGCGCACCGAAGTGGGCCAGTTCGCGGCGGCGGGCAATCCGGTCATGACGCTGATCGCCATTCACGATGTCTGGGTCAGTGCGGACATGACGGAAAACAATCTGGGTCATCTTCATGCGGGCACGCCCGTCTCCATCGCGCTGGACGCACTGCCGGGCGAAGTGTTCGCGGGGCGTATTCGCAGCATCGGCTATGGCGTGAGCGTTGGCCAAAGCACGCCGCCCGGCACCCTGCCCACCGTGCAGAACAGCCGCGACTGGCTGCGGCCCGCGCAACGCTTTCCCGTGATCGTCGAGTTCGACGACGACGAGCGCGCACGGCTGCGCAACGTTCGCGTGGGCGGTCAGGCCGAAGTGATGGCGTTTCCGGGTACAGGCAACCCGCTCAATCCGCTCGGCCGCGTGTTCCTGCGCGTGATGAGTTGGCTCTCCTACCTCTATTGAACGGCGCCTATGCAAACGAGCCCATCGCTCCCCGGCCGCCGCGCGCTACGCGTCGCCACAGGCACGGCGCTCACGCTTGCCATCAGCTTCGCACTCGACTTTCCGATTCCTGTGATCGCGCCGGTCTTCGCCGTCTTTCTGCTGGCCACCCAGAACCGGCCGCTTTCGCTCAAGGCAGCGCTCGCTCTCGCGCTGGTCGTTGTGGGCACAACGGGAAGCGGCCTGTTGCTCGTCCCCATGCTGCGCTACTACCCGTTCGCCGGCGTGCTGCTCGTCGGCCTTTGCCTCTTTCTCGCATTTCGCGCCGGCCTGCGCGACGGTAACAATCTCGTGGCGACGTTCCTCGCGGCGGGGCTCACGATGATTAGCGCTGCGGGCGTGGCCGACCAGCAACTGGCCGCCACGGTGGTCGGCGCGCTAGTCAAGGGAGTGCTGCTCGCCGTGCTCGTTTCGATCTTGAGCCACGCCCTGTTTCCCGAGGCCGCACCTGCGGGCGCCAAACCTGCCGCGCGCGTCATGCCACCGAAGATGGCATCGCGCATCGCCTTGCAGGCCGCGCTCGTGGTCATGCCCGCCTGGCTGCTGGCGATGAACGACCCCGCGAGCTATATGCCGATCATCATGAAG is from Paraburkholderia flagellata and encodes:
- a CDS encoding HlyD family secretion protein, whose amino-acid sequence is MSSASEPSSTPQAPPPAADSSGKAIKWTVVLIAISLIWYLLADRFTPYTQQARVAAYVVPVAAEVSGRVTRVLVHNNQEVNAGDVLFEVDNDQYRIAADRARADLESTRRQIGASTAGIESAQASLRAALANEVKARQDSDRLERLYREDEGTVSLRRLEVARATHEQAQSQVESARAEIERAREQQGGNEAENAQLRSAAGALEKAELDLANTRIRARSAGVITDLRTEVGQFAAAGNPVMTLIAIHDVWVSADMTENNLGHLHAGTPVSIALDALPGEVFAGRIRSIGYGVSVGQSTPPGTLPTVQNSRDWLRPAQRFPVIVEFDDDERARLRNVRVGGQAEVMAFPGTGNPLNPLGRVFLRVMSWLSYLY
- a CDS encoding DUF2955 domain-containing protein; amino-acid sequence: MQTSPSLPGRRALRVATGTALTLAISFALDFPIPVIAPVFAVFLLATQNRPLSLKAALALALVVVGTTGSGLLLVPMLRYYPFAGVLLVGLCLFLAFRAGLRDGNNLVATFLAAGLTMISAAGVADQQLAATVVGALVKGVLLAVLVSILSHALFPEAAPAGAKPAARVMPPKMASRIALQAALVVMPAWLLAMNDPASYMPIIMKSVSLGRQSCTTSARGAARELLGSTALGGLLAVAFWFALRLFVNIWMFYLWMLLFGLLVARKLYRIRPTRYSPGFWLNSLVTMIILLGQSVQDSVAGKDVLRAFAVRMTLFFAVTAYACLMLQIFERFAQRGSASLERNTT
- a CDS encoding TolC family protein yields the protein MFLCERPHWLPLGACCLSTLLNACMHVGPDFQPQHESWSEHWSSASIDQVTVVAAQPSEQPDARQWWHVFGDENLEQLIAAADANNGDLKIAALRVIEARAQLGIALAGRYPQVQQVNADVLASARKRHDGFDPRSGAYFQYGLGFSMGWELDFWGRFSRAIESADASFFAAQDNREDALVLVHAQVADTYFTLRTTEARLRIARENAQLQRRSYDITQKLFKSGETDELDLQQAKTQYLGTLSSIPVFESQIAVARHALCVLLGRPPGPLPELDAQPAKAGFVPLINRAVLQDVPAKLLLRRPDVRAAEQQMAAQSALIGVAKADLYPSISLVGSLVWSASSLAGAPSTLSVVGGPSITWNVFDHGRITNNVRVQDARLQQLIVAYQETVREAAREADDAATALSTALERDTILHDAQGAAQRSLTLANTIYREGYSDFQRVLDAQRALSAQQDAFVVNRGNAVSSLIALYKSVDGGWDLQQPLIDSATRAQMQRRTDWGDLLDEPASSSAAQSPGNQPEGPTR